The Ferrimicrobium sp. genome contains a region encoding:
- a CDS encoding phosphoribulokinase: MPHRIAAIQKLLATQPHPERVALLAIAGDSASGKTTLTKGLVQAIGEHRISSFCTDDYHRYDRVERKSLPFTPLNPECNFLEIMEQHLQLLTLGQPILKPKYHHTDGTLGRPELFTPREIVIVEGLFPLWSRLSRATFDVTAYLDPPEPIRREWKIQRDVSKRGYTEEQVLADLDKREPESEKFIRPQRAHADIVISFAPVEGRKELSATILLRPTVPHPDLHDILTPATREAAHIKLIRDQDGKPVDALHVHGHAPVSASRLVEEKLWEKIGLDGEIPESLGRISSTERSAPLAVAQLILLHHMIHT, translated from the coding sequence ATGCCCCATCGAATCGCAGCGATCCAGAAACTCCTGGCGACCCAGCCTCACCCTGAACGTGTAGCACTGCTCGCAATCGCGGGGGATTCAGCCTCCGGCAAAACGACTCTGACCAAGGGGCTCGTCCAGGCTATCGGCGAGCACCGTATCTCTTCATTCTGCACCGATGACTACCATCGGTATGATCGCGTGGAGCGCAAGAGTCTTCCCTTCACCCCGCTCAACCCAGAGTGCAACTTTCTTGAGATCATGGAACAGCACCTCCAGCTCCTGACCCTCGGTCAGCCCATCCTCAAACCTAAGTATCATCATACAGACGGTACCCTCGGTCGACCCGAACTCTTCACCCCTCGCGAGATCGTCATCGTCGAGGGGCTATTTCCGCTCTGGTCACGTCTGTCAAGAGCTACCTTCGACGTCACCGCCTATCTTGACCCGCCCGAACCGATACGACGCGAGTGGAAGATTCAGCGCGACGTCTCCAAACGTGGTTACACCGAGGAACAGGTCCTTGCTGACCTTGACAAACGTGAACCCGAGTCAGAGAAGTTCATCCGGCCCCAACGGGCGCACGCAGACATCGTCATCTCCTTCGCACCGGTCGAAGGCCGAAAGGAACTCAGCGCAACCATCCTCCTACGGCCAACGGTGCCACACCCAGATCTTCATGACATTCTGACCCCAGCCACTCGAGAGGCCGCCCACATCAAACTCATTCGCGACCAAGACGGGAAACCGGTGGATGCACTCCACGTCCATGGGCACGCTCCGGTATCCGCCAGCCGACTCGTCGAGGAGAAGCTTTGGGAAAAGATCGGGCTCGACGGAGAGATCCCCGAGAGCCTCGGGCGGATCAGCTCCACCGAACGATCAGCACCCTTAGCGGTGGCGCAGTTGATCCTGTTGCATCATATGATCCATACCTGA
- a CDS encoding S24/S26 family peptidase: MKRDRQTRSKLRRTVGLILVLWATFILAGGAFVLSRTNHSYVYTPSMYPTIPPGSMIFVEHEPSYHVGEVIEFHANGLVWAHRLIAIKPNGDLVTKGDNPASRPDVFDPPLRMNDIIGKVVYAPKFLGFPQLFIHHPAYAWKWFVFELGVIGKVILGLAVGLLVWFAFTRKPKQTSSSSATESTPTQPTTVE, translated from the coding sequence ATGAAGCGTGACCGACAAACACGATCGAAGCTACGGCGGACGGTTGGACTCATTCTGGTTCTCTGGGCGACCTTCATCCTTGCGGGAGGGGCGTTTGTCTTGTCAAGGACCAATCACAGCTACGTCTACACCCCTTCGATGTACCCCACCATTCCCCCGGGATCAATGATCTTCGTCGAACATGAGCCCTCCTACCACGTCGGGGAGGTCATCGAGTTCCATGCCAACGGCCTGGTGTGGGCCCACCGTCTGATCGCGATCAAGCCCAACGGTGATCTCGTCACCAAAGGTGACAACCCAGCTAGTCGTCCCGATGTCTTTGATCCACCACTCCGGATGAATGACATCATCGGAAAAGTGGTGTACGCTCCTAAATTTCTCGGTTTCCCACAACTCTTCATCCATCATCCTGCCTATGCCTGGAAGTGGTTCGTCTTTGAACTCGGCGTTATCGGCAAGGTAATCCTTGGGTTAGCTGTCGGCCTACTCGTCTGGTTCGCCTTCACACGAAAGCCAAAACAAACCTCATCGTCTTCAGCCACTGAAAGTACGCCCACTCAACCAACAACCGTCGAGTGA
- a CDS encoding FMN-binding protein, translated as MRRALTVLGATVVGLIGVLTLHSRAKTQLSVNSIDKAHRSAKANRGKGAVPTNVALPAGPTSVTGPLTNYGFGDIAVTVDVKAHKIVDISIAKFQALEAYSVEIEQAAVPSLRAEALKAQGLPIAIVSGATYTSQGFAYSLQGALNKLRGK; from the coding sequence ATGCGTAGGGCATTGACGGTACTTGGGGCAACGGTCGTGGGGCTCATTGGGGTGCTCACGCTGCACTCTCGGGCCAAGACTCAGCTGAGCGTCAACTCAATCGACAAAGCCCATCGGAGCGCAAAGGCCAACAGGGGCAAAGGTGCGGTACCGACCAACGTGGCGCTCCCAGCTGGACCAACCTCGGTGACCGGACCGTTGACGAACTACGGTTTCGGTGACATTGCGGTGACGGTGGATGTGAAGGCGCACAAGATCGTTGACATCTCCATCGCCAAGTTCCAGGCCCTTGAGGCATACTCGGTCGAGATCGAACAGGCTGCGGTTCCTTCGCTAAGAGCGGAGGCACTCAAAGCCCAAGGACTTCCCATCGCGATCGTTTCGGGTGCTACCTACACCAGTCAGGGATTCGCCTACTCGTTACAGGGTGCTTTGAACAAGTTGCGAGGCAAGTAG
- a CDS encoding LuxR C-terminal-related transcriptional regulator, with amino-acid sequence MGVAKALLIEEDDLIARGMAGMLEDLGWEVPIRVRALCEVSRSSLERTPLVIVGLTPQNADIVSSLAHGNHQVVVYSSSVGSRHIGDAIGAGALGYVERHSLDQEELTRQLHLASQGVRCVSRGLARRLLVDMESRPLLPSIEIDNTARAYLQRWSDQGCIGVAGQRQWEEAGVIQGIWNTWAKRTQTYRLKLTDRQVEILAALDRGLSAGEIAEMLFVSVATVRADQDRVKERVADIIGTELKRDTACRRAWHLMHGMWHTEYEVRDHSGQGTSGLPGDTRALS; translated from the coding sequence ATGGGGGTAGCGAAAGCACTGCTGATCGAGGAGGATGATCTGATCGCTCGGGGGATGGCTGGGATGCTTGAGGATCTCGGCTGGGAGGTTCCGATACGGGTGCGAGCGCTATGCGAAGTGTCGCGTTCAAGCTTAGAGAGAACGCCGCTGGTGATTGTCGGTTTGACTCCACAAAACGCCGATATAGTCTCGTCCTTGGCTCACGGGAATCACCAGGTGGTTGTGTATTCGAGCTCGGTAGGCTCACGCCACATTGGCGATGCGATCGGTGCCGGTGCTCTGGGTTACGTCGAGCGTCATTCTCTTGATCAGGAGGAGCTCACTCGTCAACTCCACCTCGCCAGCCAAGGGGTCCGTTGTGTGTCGCGAGGGCTGGCTCGCCGGCTCTTAGTTGATATGGAGTCGCGGCCGTTATTGCCAAGTATAGAGATCGATAATACTGCCAGAGCCTATCTCCAGCGCTGGAGCGACCAAGGATGTATCGGTGTCGCAGGTCAACGACAGTGGGAAGAGGCGGGAGTGATTCAGGGTATCTGGAATACCTGGGCAAAGAGGACACAAACCTACCGTCTCAAACTCACGGATCGACAGGTGGAGATCTTGGCAGCCCTTGATCGGGGGTTGAGCGCTGGTGAAATCGCCGAGATGCTGTTTGTCTCGGTAGCGACGGTACGAGCTGACCAGGATCGGGTCAAAGAGCGGGTTGCTGACATCATTGGGACAGAACTCAAACGTGATACGGCGTGTCGTCGAGCGTGGCATCTTATGCATGGAATGTGGCACACAGAATATGAAGTTCGAGACCATAGTGGACAGGGTACGAGTGGCCTTCCAGGGGATACACGCGCCCTGTCATAA
- a CDS encoding FAD:protein FMN transferase has translation MLTDIVTMGTVFTLSAADQIDEEDGKQIEVGWESLVERARAELGRIDAVFSTYRSDSEVSRLRRGERGVHSDELDEVIALCEVARELSDGYFDPWAVPGGFDPSGLVKGWAAERILGMMISAGATEAVVNGGGDIAIYSDTPINVGIRHPRHADRLCGVVQTNSAVATSGLYERGCHVVNPLGDELGAFAATVVGAPLYLADALATAVIAGGVRVLERIGHEGSFRGLLITADGIMHTLPGTLASYTEA, from the coding sequence GTGCTCACCGATATTGTGACCATGGGCACCGTCTTTACCCTTTCGGCAGCTGATCAGATTGACGAGGAAGATGGGAAGCAGATCGAGGTGGGCTGGGAGTCGCTCGTCGAACGTGCGAGGGCCGAGCTTGGACGCATCGACGCTGTATTTAGCACCTACCGGAGTGATAGTGAGGTCAGTCGTCTCCGTCGGGGTGAGCGTGGCGTTCACAGTGATGAACTCGATGAGGTGATCGCCCTCTGCGAGGTTGCTCGGGAGCTCTCAGATGGCTACTTTGACCCGTGGGCGGTCCCTGGTGGGTTTGACCCATCGGGACTGGTGAAGGGTTGGGCGGCTGAGCGCATCCTTGGAATGATGATTAGCGCAGGTGCAACTGAGGCGGTGGTGAACGGTGGTGGCGATATCGCAATCTACAGTGACACCCCGATCAACGTTGGTATTCGCCATCCTCGCCACGCCGATCGGCTGTGTGGGGTGGTCCAGACCAATAGCGCGGTCGCGACCTCAGGACTCTACGAGCGGGGGTGTCATGTCGTCAACCCCTTGGGCGACGAGCTCGGTGCGTTCGCGGCCACAGTTGTTGGGGCACCACTCTATCTTGCCGATGCGCTGGCGACAGCGGTGATCGCCGGAGGGGTGCGAGTCCTCGAGCGGATCGGTCACGAGGGTTCCTTTCGCGGGCTGTTGATCACCGCTGATGGGATCATGCATACACTCCCAGGCACCTTGGCCTCATATACCGAGGCCTAA
- a CDS encoding Dyp-type peroxidase, with protein sequence MKPQEIATPLTGAAIFLVVTVPADHTNAIRSLLGEVDSLTKAVGFRYPEARLSCVVGIGSLLWDQLSPSERPAHLHPFTPLHGVVRDAPSTPGDLFFHLRSQELGLCFELARLLKDRLPTGSVIVDEVQGFKYLDQRDLLGFVDGTENPDQSEAAQVAIIGEAEPAFVGGSYVIVQKYLHDLSAWEALTTEDQERAVGRRKLENVELDDATKPINSHVALNNIRDANDAELAIYRLNMPFGSLHDHHYGTYFIGYASDVRITERMLTNMFLGDPPGNYDRLLDFSTAITGTLFFCPSLELLEQLADP encoded by the coding sequence GTGAAACCTCAAGAAATTGCAACACCACTGACCGGGGCTGCCATTTTCTTGGTCGTCACCGTTCCAGCTGATCACACGAACGCGATTCGCTCCCTGCTCGGAGAGGTTGACAGCCTCACCAAGGCGGTGGGGTTCCGCTATCCAGAGGCACGGCTCAGCTGCGTGGTTGGCATCGGATCGCTCCTCTGGGATCAGCTCTCACCGAGCGAGCGACCAGCGCACCTTCACCCCTTCACCCCCCTCCACGGCGTCGTACGCGACGCGCCATCCACGCCAGGAGACCTCTTCTTTCATCTCCGATCACAGGAACTCGGCCTGTGTTTCGAACTCGCACGTCTCCTCAAAGACCGGCTGCCCACCGGCTCGGTCATCGTTGACGAGGTGCAAGGCTTCAAGTACCTCGATCAACGCGATCTCCTTGGTTTCGTGGACGGGACCGAGAACCCTGACCAGAGCGAGGCAGCCCAAGTGGCGATCATCGGCGAGGCCGAACCTGCCTTTGTTGGTGGCAGCTATGTCATCGTCCAGAAGTATCTCCACGATCTCAGCGCTTGGGAGGCACTTACCACCGAAGATCAAGAGCGAGCCGTCGGTCGTCGCAAACTTGAGAACGTTGAACTCGACGACGCGACCAAGCCCATCAACTCCCATGTTGCGCTCAACAACATCCGCGACGCCAACGACGCAGAGCTGGCAATCTACCGGCTCAATATGCCTTTTGGAAGTCTTCACGACCACCACTATGGCACCTACTTCATCGGCTATGCTAGTGACGTCCGCATCACCGAACGCATGCTCACCAACATGTTCCTCGGCGACCCTCCCGGCAACTACGACCGACTGCTCGACTTCTCCACCGCGATCACTGGGACCCTCTTCTTCTGTCCATCGCTGGAGCTCTTGGAGCAGCTCGCAGACCCCTAG
- a CDS encoding DoxX family protein: MSQGTRKPCRQLGRAMVASPLIYGGLGAAREPGMRHKALERSGLPASQELVRLNGGVMVVGGIALALGIKPKLAAFGLATSITATTIVGHPFWREEDDAARKNQSIQFYKNAAILGGLLLEIVS, encoded by the coding sequence ATGAGTCAGGGAACAAGAAAGCCGTGTCGTCAACTGGGGCGGGCGATGGTCGCCTCTCCACTTATCTACGGAGGCCTAGGTGCCGCACGTGAGCCAGGCATGCGCCACAAGGCACTAGAACGCTCAGGCCTACCCGCGAGCCAGGAGCTCGTGCGCTTGAACGGAGGGGTCATGGTGGTAGGGGGAATCGCTTTAGCACTCGGCATCAAACCCAAGCTCGCTGCGTTTGGACTCGCTACCTCCATTACCGCTACAACCATTGTGGGCCATCCCTTCTGGCGTGAAGAGGACGATGCTGCGCGGAAGAATCAAAGCATCCAGTTCTACAAGAACGCAGCTATCCTTGGGGGGCTTCTCCTCGAGATCGTCAGCTAG